A DNA window from Impatiens glandulifera chromosome 7, dImpGla2.1, whole genome shotgun sequence contains the following coding sequences:
- the LOC124945340 gene encoding serine/threonine-protein kinase BSK7-like gives MGCEYSKLTACCSVSKSKGKSKETSSFDNEKKSETDGLIPFREYTIEQLRIATSGFAVENIVSEHGEKAPNVVYRGKLENQTQIAIKRFNRIAWPDTRQFLEEAKTVGQLRHHRLANLLGCCCEGNERLLVAEFMPNETLAKHLFHWESQPMKWAMRLRVALYLSQALEYCTSKGRALYHDLNAYRVVFDNDANPRLSCFGLMKNSRDGKSYSTNLAFTPPEYLRTGRVTAESVIYSFGTLLLDLLSGKHIPPSHALDLIRDRNIQMLMDSCLEGQLSNDEGTELVRLATRCLQYEPRERPNPKSLVTALIPLQKETQVPSHELMGIPHGSKALTLSPLGEACMRMDLTVIHEILEKLGYKDDEGAATELSFQMWTVDMQDTLNSKKKGDSSFRHKDFITSIESYTQFIDVGSMISPTIYARRSLSYLMSDMPQEALNDAVQAQVISPVWHIASYLQAASFFALRRENEAQLALKEGSILEEKRMIA, from the exons ATGGGCTGTGAGTATTCAAAACTCACTGCTTGTTGCTCTGTTTCTAAAAGTAAGGGAAAAAGTAAAGAGACTAGCAGTTTTG ACAATGAGAAAAAGAGTGAAACGGATGGTTTGATTCCGTTTCGCGAATACACAATTGAACAACTCAGGATAGCCACGTCTGGATTTGCTGTAGAGAACATTGTTTCGGAACATGGGGAAAAGGCTCCTAATGTAGTTTACAGGGGAAAACTCGAGAACCAAACTCAAATTGCAATCAAGCGTTTCAACAGGATTGCTTGGCCAGATACTCGACAATTCTTG GAAGAGGCGAAAACAGTTGGTCAACTCAGGCACCATAGATTGGCAAACCTTCTTGGTTGTTGTTGTGAAGGCAATGAGAGATTACTCGTAGCAGAATTCATGCCAAATGAAACACTTGCAAAACACCTGTTTCATT GGGAATCGCAGCCCATGAAGTGGGCAATGCGTTTAAGGGTAGCGTTATATCTTTCACAAGCTCTTGAATACTGTACCAGCAAAGGCCGGGCACTTTACCATGATCTTAATGCTTATAGGGTAGTCTTTGATAAT GATGCGAATCCTAGATTGTCTTGCTTTGGCCTAATGAAAAACAGTCGAGATGGAAAAAGTTACAGCACAAATTTAGCATTCACACCCCCAGAATACCTCAGAACAG GAAGAGTAACAGCAGAGAGTGTGATATATAGCTTTGGTACTCTTCTGCTTGATCTTCTCAGTGGAAAACATATTCCTCCAAGCCAT GCCCTTGACCTTATCCGGGACAGGAACATACAAATGCTGATGGATTCTTGTTTGGAAGGCCAGTTATCTAACGACGAAGGTACTGAGTTGGTACGTTTGGCTACAAGATGTCTCCAATATGAGCCAAGAGAACGTCCAAATCCAAAATCACTCGTTACTGCTTTGATTCCTCTTCAGAAGGAGACTCAG GTTCCTTCTCACGAGTTAATGGGTATACCACATGGCTCGAAAGCTTTAACTTTATCGCCACTAGGTGAAGCTTGTATGAGAATGGACTTAACCGTGATACATGAGATATTAGAAAagctgggatataaagacgatgagGGTGCAGCAACTGAG CTTTCGTTTCAGATGTGGACTGTTGATATGCAAGATACTTTGAATTCTAAGAAAAAGGGTGATTCTTCATTTCGTCACAAAGATTTCATAACCTCGATAGAAAGTTACACGCAG TTTATTGACGTTGGATCGATGATTTCACCTACAATCTATGCTCGACGAAGCTTATCGTACCTAATGAGTGACATGCCTCAGGAAGCACTTAATGATGCGGTTCAAGCGCAAGTAATATCGCCTGTTTGGCATATTGCATCTTATTTACAAGCGGCTAGTTTTTTTGCTTTGAGAAGGGAGAATGAGGCTCAATTGGCATTGAAAGAGGGATCCATACTTGAAGAGAAGAGGATGATAGCTTAA